The following is a genomic window from Polaribacter atrinae.
ACAAATCCCTTGTACCGTATGTAGATATCGTTTTTAAAAGAAAAACATTAAGAGATATTTCTTCTGAATCCTTAAGAGCAAAATTAATTCACATTGACAAAGAAATTGCTCCTAATGCAATAAAAACAGATCAAGATAACTATAGTGTTCTTAGCTTAAGTTACAACTACTCTAACCCAGACATTATTAAAGAATTTAGATACAGCTTTAGTACAGAGTTTGCTAAAAAGTTTTCTAAAGCCTCATTAGACCTTAGGTTTAGAACCTTAACAACAACAGATACACAATTAGACTTTAGGTTTTTTGCAGGTGTATTTTTTAACAACAAAACTGAAGGAGACTATTTTAGTTTTGGTTTAGATAGAAGTAATGATTACCTTTTTCAATTAAATTATTTAGGAAGATCTGAAAGCTCTGGTTTTTTTAGTCAACAACACATCATCACCGAAGGTGGATTTAAATCTTTATTACCTACAAGATTTGCAAATCAATTTATGGTTTCTAATAATTCTAGTATTGGTTTATGGAGATGGATAGAACTTTATAATGATGTCGCTTTCTTAAAAAACAAAAATCAACCACTATATTTTGCCTACGAAAACGGAATTCGTTTTAACTTTGTACATGAAATATTCGAAATTTACTTTCCTCTTTATTCCAACAATGGTTGGGAAATATCTCAGAATGCCTATCCAGAAAAAATAAGATTCTCTTTATCTGCGGATATAAAATCTATTTATAATTTTTTTAAGAGAGGTTTTTTATAATATTCACAAAAAGCCCACAAAAGAGTCAATATACCTATTAGTAGGTATTTTAACATTCTCATTAAATATTAATTTTGTCTAACAAACAATAAATTAAAATTAATGAAAATGAAAAAAAAACAACTATTATTTATTTTTCTTATTTGCTTTAATCTCATAGGGCAATCACAAGAAATTGAAAAGAAAAATGCATTTGCAATTTCTATTGGATCACCTGGTCTAGGATTAGAATATGCAAGAAAAATTAACCAAAAACTATATGCAAAAGTAGTTTGGCACTCTTTTAAACTAGAAGATTTTGAGAGAGAAGATCTAGAAATTGACGAAGACGTTGTCGATTTACTTGCAAATATAGAATCTTCAATTATAGATTTAGGTATTGAATTTGTACCATTTAAAAACTCTTCTTTTAAATTAACAGCAGGTCTAGGTATTCTATCTAAAGTAAACACAAATGCTCTAATTACATATACAGAAGATGTAAAATATGGAGATATTACCATTACTAAAGAAAATATTGGTGAAATAAACGCAGATGTTTCTTGGAGTGGCGTAGCCCCCTATTTAGGAATTGGTTTCGGTAGAGCTGTTCCTAAAAAAAGATTAGGTTTTGGTATTGAGTTTGGCACATATTTCACCTCATCACCAGATGTAGAGTTAACAGCAACCAACTTACTTTCACCTACTTCAAACCAAAAAGAAAATTTAAAAGAAGCTCTTGATACTTTTAAATTTATACCAAGAATACAAATAAGAATAGCTTATAAATTTTAAAAAAAAGAAAAATGAAAAATTTAAACAAACTCCATGCATTAATTGCACTCGCATTTATGACACTATTTGTTATAAGTTGTGATTTTGAAGGAATAACAGATGATGTTGATATCCAAATATCAAACAACATACTAAAACAAGAAGCACTTATTAGTGTTTTAGATATTGTAAACCCTGAAAGTATTGAGGGGGCAAATAAATTAACTGTAGAACTTATCGGAAATGATGCTGATAAATTTGTAACAAATTCAGGAGAGAACATTTCCAACTTAAAAGTAATAGATGGAAATATATCTTTAGCAGTAAACCCTAATTTTTCTAATTCTGAAGATTTAAAAGTTTTACTAAAAATTAAAGGAGAGAACTTTTTAACAACAACTATACCTGTTATAATAGGTGCAAATGATACTTTAGTTACTAAGTCTATAAACATAGTAAACAAATTAAATACTGTAGAAGGAGTTGACTTCTTAGAAACTACCAAAACACTTTCTAACAACTCAATTAATGAAAATTATATCATTACAACACCAAAAACAAAAGCAACCACAAATACAGAAATCACAATTGAATCTGGTACCGTTTTTCAAGATGCAAATGGAAACAACATTTCTGGAGCTAATTTAAAAAGTGAAATTGCTCACTTTAGTTTAGATACACCAGAAGCTATAGCGTCTTTTCCTGGAGGCCTGACCCCACTAAGTGTTATTGACGAAACCGGAGAAGAAACTGAAGATATTGCTTTTATTACGGCAGGTTTTACCTCTATTGATATGTTTGTTGATGGTAAAGAAGTTAAAAACTTTTCTAAGCCAATTAGTGTGAGTATAGAAATACCCAATAATTACATAAATCCTGAAACTGGAAATAATATAAGTGAAGGTGATTTAATTCCAATTTGGTCATACGGAGAGGATGGGCAATGGGGCTTTCACAAAACAGGAACTGTAACCATGAATACCTCCGGAAACTACAACATAGTTTTCACAACAACACATTTATCTTGGTATAACTTAGATTACTATTATAGAGGCTGTAACTATTCCAGAAAACTAACAGTATCAATCCCAAAAACACCAAGTCTTTCTGATAATTTCAATAACTTAAGCTACGACCTAGTTTATGCACATAATGGTCAAGTTATCGCTAATAGAGATATACAGATATCTAAAACTAAAGATAATTCTAATGGATATTACAGAACTCCTAACCAAAACCTAAAAATTAAATTATATTCAGGGAGTAGATATGACAGCAATAGAGTTTTATTATATACTTCAGATACTTTTGATGGTTGTAGTAATAACACTATAAATATAGATGGTTCTACATTTTCTAATTCTATTCCTCCGAAGCCGGACGTAAGAAATATCAATATACAATTTCAAGCCAAATGTGGAGACAAAGTATTAAATCCTTTTTTATACTTATACAGACAAGAAAGCTACACGTACTATGGAAGAACTTATGCATATTGGAGGTATGTTGGATACACTTATGCCGGAAAAGGCTACATCTATAACGCACATATAGGAGTGTCCCAAAAATACAAAGTATATTTTGGAGGTAATTCTTATGAATATGATTATACATTTAACTCAGACAACATTATTATTGGTGACTTCGAAGCTCCGGGAGATTTATGCAACAGGTTATTTTAACCAAATAACATATTATACAAAAAAAGAGGTATTGTGAAAACAATATCTATTTTTTATTAAATAAAACTCAACAAAAACTAAAAAAAAGCAAAAAAATTATCATATTCTTAATAAATATATAAATTTTTAATTATCAACTAAAAAAACTATCTTTGTGATACATTAAAAAGCTCATAAAAATGTTGCAAGAAACACCTATAGATAATAAACAAAAACTATCTTTTCAAGACTTTAAAACAGAAGTTTTAAATGATTATAGAATAGCTAAAATTAGTAGAGAGTGTAGTTTATTAGGCCGTAGAGAAGTTTTAACAGGTAAAGCTAAATTCGGGATTTTTGGTGACGGAAAAGAAGTGCCTCAACTAGCCATGGCAAAAGCTTTTAAGTTAGGCGATTTTAGATCTGGTTACTATAGAGACCAGACCTTTATGATGGCTATTGGCGAGTTAACTCCACAACAATTCTTTGCAGGTTTATATGCACACACAGATATAAAAGCAGAACCTATGTCTGCCGGTAGGCAAATGGGTGGTCATTTTACAACACATAGTTTAAATGAAGATGGTAGTTGGAAAAACTTAACTAAGCAATATAATTCTAGTGCAGATATTTCACCTACTGCTGGTCAAATGCCACGTTTACTAGGTTTAGCACAAGCCTCTAAAATATATAGGACAGAAAAAAGCGTACAACATAAATCTAAGTTTTCTACAAACGGAAATGAAGTTGCTTGGGGTACCATAGGAAATGCAAGTACAAGTGAAGGTTTATTTTTTGAAACCATAAATGCAGCAGGTGTTTTACAAGTACCTATGTTAATGAGTGTTTGGGATGATGAGTACGGAATTTCTGTTCATGCAAAACATCAAACTACAAAAGAAAGCATTTCTGAAATTTTAAAAGGATTTCAAAGAGAGAGTGACAAAGATGGATACGAAATTTTTGTTGTAAATGGTTGGGACTATGTTCAGCTTGTTGATATTTATAATAAGGCAGCTAAAATTGCCAGAGAAGAACACGTACCTATTTTAATTCATGTAAAAGAATTAACGCAACCACAAGGCCATTCTACTTCTGGTTCTCACGAAAGATATAAAGATAAAAAAAGACTTAACTGGGAAAAAGAACACGATTGCATTACAAAAATGCGAAACTGGATTTTAGACTTTGAGTTAGAAACAGAAACTGGAGAAATTTTACGCTTTGTAGATTCTGAAGAAGATATTATTATCATAGAAAAGGAAGCAAAAAAAGAAGTTTTAAGCGCAAAAAGAAATGCTTGGAATTCATTTATAAATGATATAAAAGCTGAAGTAAATACTGCTTGCCAATTGTTAGACAAAGTTGCTGAGAAAAGTAAAAACAGTAACTTTATCAACAAACATAAAAAAGATTTAATTTCTATTGTAGAACCAAGTAGAAAAGATGTTTTATCTACTACTAGAAAAACACTACGATATTTAAGTGATGAAAATTTTGCAGAAAAAATATTACTACAAAATTTCATAAAAAATTCTTTAAAAAGTGCCTCAGAAAAATTTTCGTCATACTTGTATAGCGAATCTAGCCTTAGTGCATTAAATGTTTCTGAAAAGAAACCCGTGTACTCCGATAGTAAAACATTGGTAGATGCAAGAATAATCATGAGAGATAATTTTGATGCTCTTCTTAAAAAACATCCAGAAGTAATTATTTTTGGTGAGGATGCTGGTTTTATTGGTGATGTAAACCAAGGATTAGAAGGTCTTCAAGAAAAATACGGAGAGATAAGAGTTGCAGATACGGGAATTAGAGAAGCTACCATTATTGGTCAAGGTATTGGTTTAGCAATGCGTGGTTTACGCCCTATTGCAGAAATACAGTACCTAGATTACTTACTGTATGCATTACAGATAATGAGTGACGATTTAGCTACTCTACATTACAGAACTTTCGGAAAACAAAAAGCACCTTTAATTATAAGAACTCGTGGCCACAGACTAGAAGGTATCTGGCATGCAGGCTCTCCAATGGGAGGAATTATAAATAATGTTAGAGGAATTCATGTTTTAGTACCTAGAAACATGACAAAAGCAGCCGGTTTTTACAACGCACTTTTAGAAGGAGATGAACCTGCATTAGTAATAGAATGTTTAAATGGTTATCGACTAAAAGAAGAATTACCTGTAAATTTAGGTGAGTACAAAACACAAATAGGTCTCGTAGAAGTTGTTAAAGAAGGTACAGATTTAACAGTAGTTTCTTACGGGTCTACCTTAAGAATTGTAGAAGAAGTAGCAAAAGAATTACAACAAGCAGATATTAATATAGAAATTATAGATGCACAAAGTTTACTACCTTTTGACTTGAATAACGATTGTGTAAAAAGTTTAAAAAAAACCAACAAACTTTTAATAATTGACGAAGATTTACCTGGTGGAGCCTCTGCTTATCTATTACAAGAAATTGTAGAAAACCAAAGTGGGTATATGTTTTTAGATAGCAAGCCTGCAACTTTAACAGCTAAAGAACACAGAACCGCTTACGGTACAGATGGAGATTATTTTTCTAAACCATCTGCGGAAGATATTTATGAGAAAATTTATGAGATTATGAACGAATCTAATCCTACTAAATTTAAGAGTCTATATTAAACTCTATTCTAAATATAAAACACCAATGCTCAAAATTTATAAATTTTGAGCATTTTTTTTTAACAGAACTATAAGATATTTTTAAGAAAGGACAAAAAGCTATTTAACTAAATTCACTCACTAATCCTCAAATTAAACTCTTTATGAAAAAAAACTTACTCTTTTACTTCATTCTATTTCTTTCAATATCTACAACTGTAGAAGCTCAAAGAAAAAAATCAAAAGAAAAAACAACAGAACAAACAACTTCAAAAAAAAGTAAAACCCCTAAATATTCCGATTTTGTAAATAAAGACACAAAATCTGATGATGGATTATTTAAAGTGCATACTAATAAAGATCAATTTATTTACGAAATTCCTAAATCTTATTTAGGTAAAGAAATGCTATTAGTTACCAGATTAAAAGAAATTCCTGCTGGTTTAGGTGGTGGTTACGTAAATGCTGGTTCTAAAATTAACACCCAAGTAGTTATTTGGGAACATTATAAAGATAAAATTTTATTAAAAGTAAAATCTTATGATGCCATAGCAAATGATTCTTTACCAATTTTTAAATCTGTAAAATCGAACAACTTAGAACCTATCATTTATTCTTTCGATATTAAAACACAAAACACAGACTCAACAACTGTTTTAGTTGATGTTACAAAATTCTTTTCTTCGGATGTAAAAGCTATCTCTGGTTTATCATCAAGATTTAGAAAAACCTACAAAGTAAAAAGGTTAGATGCTACTAGAAGCTTTATCAATAGTATTAAGAGTTTTCCAGAAAACATAGAAGTAGTACAAAATTTTACTTTTGAAGCAGATGAACCACCTAGTAACAGAAGTACAAACACAATTACTTTACATGTTAATCAATCTATGATTTTATTACCAGAAGAACCAATGATGCCAAGAATATCTGACAAAAGAGTTGGTTATTTTTCTATTGGAAATGTAGATTATAGTTCTGAAGCTTTAAAAGCTGATGAAAAAAGATATATTAGACGTTGGAGATTAGAACCAAAAGATGTTGAAGCGTATAATCGTGGAGAATTAGTTGAGCCAATTAAACCAATTGTGTATTACTTAGATCCTGCAACGCCAGAAAAGCTAAGAAAAGACATAAAACAAGGTGTTGATGATTGGGCTAAAGTTTTTGAAACTGCTGGTTTTAAAAATGCAATTATGGCAAAAATGCCACCTACAAAAGAAGAAGACCCAGATTTTAGTATGGAAGATGTTCGTTATTCTTCTATTAGATATG
Proteins encoded in this region:
- a CDS encoding alpha-ketoacid dehydrogenase subunit alpha/beta, whose translation is MLQETPIDNKQKLSFQDFKTEVLNDYRIAKISRECSLLGRREVLTGKAKFGIFGDGKEVPQLAMAKAFKLGDFRSGYYRDQTFMMAIGELTPQQFFAGLYAHTDIKAEPMSAGRQMGGHFTTHSLNEDGSWKNLTKQYNSSADISPTAGQMPRLLGLAQASKIYRTEKSVQHKSKFSTNGNEVAWGTIGNASTSEGLFFETINAAGVLQVPMLMSVWDDEYGISVHAKHQTTKESISEILKGFQRESDKDGYEIFVVNGWDYVQLVDIYNKAAKIAREEHVPILIHVKELTQPQGHSTSGSHERYKDKKRLNWEKEHDCITKMRNWILDFELETETGEILRFVDSEEDIIIIEKEAKKEVLSAKRNAWNSFINDIKAEVNTACQLLDKVAEKSKNSNFINKHKKDLISIVEPSRKDVLSTTRKTLRYLSDENFAEKILLQNFIKNSLKSASEKFSSYLYSESSLSALNVSEKKPVYSDSKTLVDARIIMRDNFDALLKKHPEVIIFGEDAGFIGDVNQGLEGLQEKYGEIRVADTGIREATIIGQGIGLAMRGLRPIAEIQYLDYLLYALQIMSDDLATLHYRTFGKQKAPLIIRTRGHRLEGIWHAGSPMGGIINNVRGIHVLVPRNMTKAAGFYNALLEGDEPALVIECLNGYRLKEELPVNLGEYKTQIGLVEVVKEGTDLTVVSYGSTLRIVEEVAKELQQADINIEIIDAQSLLPFDLNNDCVKSLKKTNKLLIIDEDLPGGASAYLLQEIVENQSGYMFLDSKPATLTAKEHRTAYGTDGDYFSKPSAEDIYEKIYEIMNESNPTKFKSLY